The Rhodocytophaga rosea genome has a segment encoding these proteins:
- a CDS encoding ELWxxDGT repeat protein — MKKLFTFLPNGWGKLTSHVSNYVTGTAFILSFVFCCTLVTAQPTLVKDINTDPDYIYNNSLWPENLTAINGVVYFTGSSEKTGRELWRSDGTAAGTYQVKDINPGISSSNPSYLLNVNGTLFFIANYRLYYNSDESGPNPDAGKGSGFELWKSDGTFTGTIKLGDFSLVNREYGWLDNIPVRLMNVNGTLFFTANNSFDTYTLYKSDGTPAGTQPVTQVQVSEQYYYSNAFLGSAGKYVYYNQLDPGSEDGHESLWRTDGTPAGTIRLLGPTAEESYSLLSHSFNVNGTLFFSAPGPLGQELWKSNGTPEGTLLVKDIVPGPEGSDPTPLGASANILYFSTDNALWKSDGTAQGTVLVKNGIFSSGAVAGPGGQVYFSAQDATHGYELWKSDGTTQGTMLVKDINPGVATSSISNIRYMNGMLYFIANDGVNGRALWKSDGTLAGTLMVKDINPGTDNNAIAGLTVAQNTLFFSGQTTQNKPNLWKSDGTATGTVLVKEPNETIDRTQSSAPATFTNVNGLLYFTTLQPKPDSPYDYTYNLWKSDGTGSGTILLKQGLPYAPEWPIGVDNTLFFSFSQTSELWKSDGTPAGTQLVKDINGNLTSYYGAPRYLTRFGGKLVFAADDGSHGNELWKSDGTAQGTVLVKDINPGSGAASSFVNNLVYMNSMLYFNANDGVKGQELWKSDGTAQGTLLVKDINSGSIGSDPGEFTLFNSSLFFVTKEGTQQGLWKTDGTSQGTVFIKNVNESTLYNTVPEHLTNVNGTLYFTVKSYASQGVKIWKSNGTAQGTTLVKTISMGFVPQILNTLDVNGILYFIVADEEYKYPRIMQLWKSDGTETGTIKIEDDVTQLGTANGSLYFTRNDNLWKSNGTPESAIKVADLTVAGFASIGKRLYLRADDGKTGFELWKYDSDACPTVTKLNLSVSGSTICQTQPVTITIDQSEVGILYQARLQNTLIGEPVKGTGGKITLPIPVASLSTGKNTFYISATGCTVAQLTDSVVVTLLASCPTACSATGSILQEKWLNITGSSVSAIPVNTQPSSSTQLTSFETTPNQGDNYGERIRGYLCVPTTGSYTFYIAGDDKCELYLSSDEDPAKKIKIATVPYYTGLKVWNKYPEQKSAAISLVAGKKYYIEALHKESTGNDNVAVGWQTSSTAAISVITGAYLSPYIPQVTGKISREFWAAVTGYQISNIPLTTAPTTTNELTIFETAANQGNTYGQRFRGYIHPQVSGNYRFFIAGDDKGELYLSTDEDPAKKTKVASITAPTSLRQWNKYASQQSIAISLVAGKKYYIEALHKENSGDDNISVGWSLPSQTTISVIAGTYLSPFLASPTANIARVGVEESLESNVSLYPNPFEDKLTLSTQQAGKLYISVVDNLGRTVYQTIAQGVQAKFNLAHLKQGVYVIKVSTEDGQTQVSRVIKQ, encoded by the coding sequence ATGAAAAAACTTTTTACTTTCCTACCTAATGGGTGGGGTAAACTTACCAGCCATGTTTCGAATTATGTAACTGGAACAGCATTTATTCTAAGCTTTGTATTTTGCTGTACTCTGGTTACAGCTCAACCTACCCTAGTTAAGGATATAAATACTGACCCAGATTATATTTACAATAATTCTTTATGGCCCGAAAACTTAACTGCTATAAACGGAGTGGTATATTTCACCGGCAGCAGTGAAAAAACTGGCCGCGAACTCTGGCGGAGCGATGGAACCGCAGCCGGTACTTACCAGGTAAAGGACATTAATCCAGGAATAAGTAGTTCTAATCCAAGCTATTTACTGAATGTAAATGGCACCTTGTTCTTTATCGCTAATTATCGTCTCTATTATAATTCTGATGAAAGCGGCCCTAATCCTGATGCAGGCAAAGGGAGCGGATTTGAGCTTTGGAAAAGTGATGGCACCTTTACAGGCACTATTAAACTAGGCGATTTTTCCTTAGTAAACAGGGAATATGGATGGCTTGATAATATACCTGTCCGTCTTATGAATGTAAATGGAACCCTGTTTTTTACAGCCAATAATTCATTTGATACCTATACCCTTTATAAAAGTGATGGTACCCCAGCGGGTACTCAGCCCGTTACACAAGTACAGGTAAGTGAACAATATTATTACTCAAATGCCTTTTTAGGGAGTGCAGGCAAGTATGTCTATTATAATCAACTAGATCCTGGGTCGGAAGATGGGCATGAATCTTTATGGCGGACAGATGGTACCCCGGCAGGCACCATCCGATTACTTGGACCGACTGCTGAAGAAAGTTATTCCTTATTAAGTCACTCATTTAATGTAAATGGCACCTTGTTTTTCAGTGCGCCAGGCCCCTTAGGGCAAGAACTCTGGAAGAGTAACGGCACTCCGGAAGGTACCCTTCTGGTAAAAGATATAGTACCTGGTCCGGAAGGCTCTGATCCTACACCGTTAGGCGCATCAGCCAATATCCTATATTTTTCAACCGATAATGCCTTATGGAAATCAGATGGCACGGCGCAAGGTACAGTTCTGGTAAAAAATGGTATATTCAGTTCAGGGGCCGTCGCTGGCCCTGGTGGACAGGTTTATTTTTCAGCCCAAGATGCTACCCATGGTTATGAACTATGGAAATCCGATGGCACTACCCAAGGCACCATGCTGGTAAAAGATATTAATCCAGGCGTTGCTACATCTAGTATAAGCAATATTAGGTACATGAATGGGATGCTGTATTTCATAGCCAACGATGGGGTAAATGGCCGGGCCTTATGGAAAAGTGATGGCACTCTTGCCGGGACCCTGATGGTAAAAGACATTAACCCAGGCACCGATAATAATGCGATTGCAGGTCTGACTGTAGCGCAAAATACTTTATTTTTCAGCGGGCAAACCACACAAAATAAACCCAACCTATGGAAAAGCGATGGCACCGCAACAGGCACTGTTTTGGTAAAGGAACCAAACGAAACAATTGACAGAACCCAAAGTTCTGCTCCTGCTACATTTACCAATGTAAATGGCTTGCTTTACTTTACAACCCTGCAGCCCAAGCCGGATAGTCCTTATGATTATACTTATAATTTGTGGAAGAGCGATGGCACGGGCAGTGGTACCATATTACTCAAACAAGGTCTGCCTTATGCACCTGAGTGGCCAATAGGTGTAGATAATACATTATTCTTCTCTTTCTCTCAAACCTCAGAATTGTGGAAATCAGATGGTACTCCTGCAGGAACACAACTTGTAAAAGATATTAATGGCAACCTCACCTCCTATTATGGTGCTCCCCGTTACCTGACCCGTTTTGGAGGAAAATTAGTATTTGCGGCAGATGATGGCAGCCATGGTAATGAATTGTGGAAGTCGGATGGGACAGCCCAAGGCACAGTGCTGGTAAAGGATATTAATCCGGGCTCAGGCGCTGCCTCATCGTTTGTAAATAATCTGGTGTATATGAATAGCATGCTTTATTTCAATGCTAATGATGGAGTTAAGGGGCAGGAACTCTGGAAGTCGGATGGCACGGCACAAGGTACTCTTCTGGTAAAGGATATAAACTCAGGGTCTATAGGCTCTGACCCAGGCGAATTCACACTTTTTAATAGCAGTCTGTTCTTTGTGACAAAAGAAGGCACTCAGCAAGGATTATGGAAAACCGATGGTACTTCCCAGGGCACTGTTTTTATTAAAAATGTAAATGAATCTACATTATATAATACAGTTCCGGAACATCTCACCAATGTGAATGGTACACTCTATTTCACAGTTAAAAGTTATGCTTCACAGGGAGTTAAAATATGGAAATCCAATGGCACCGCTCAAGGCACAACACTAGTAAAAACCATTTCTATGGGCTTTGTTCCTCAAATTCTCAATACCCTTGATGTAAACGGCATCCTCTATTTTATTGTAGCTGATGAAGAATATAAATATCCCAGAATAATGCAACTCTGGAAAAGTGATGGTACAGAGACGGGCACAATAAAAATAGAAGATGATGTAACACAACTAGGCACAGCCAATGGCAGTTTATATTTTACAAGAAATGACAACCTGTGGAAAAGCAATGGCACCCCTGAATCTGCCATAAAAGTAGCAGACCTTACTGTGGCAGGATTTGCTTCTATCGGTAAGCGCTTGTATCTAAGAGCTGATGATGGAAAAACCGGATTTGAGTTATGGAAATATGATTCAGATGCTTGCCCGACTGTTACCAAGCTGAATTTATCTGTAAGTGGAAGTACCATTTGTCAGACACAGCCAGTTACTATTACCATTGACCAGAGTGAGGTGGGCATACTTTACCAGGCCAGGCTACAAAATACTTTAATTGGAGAGCCTGTTAAAGGTACCGGTGGAAAAATCACCCTTCCTATTCCGGTTGCAAGCCTGTCTACTGGAAAAAACACATTTTACATCTCAGCTACCGGCTGCACCGTAGCCCAGCTTACCGATAGTGTGGTAGTGACTTTACTAGCATCCTGTCCAACCGCTTGCAGTGCCACAGGCAGTATCTTACAGGAAAAGTGGCTCAATATAACAGGCAGTTCGGTGAGCGCTATTCCGGTTAACACTCAGCCTAGCTCCTCTACTCAACTGACCTCTTTTGAAACTACTCCCAATCAAGGTGATAACTATGGGGAGCGAATCAGAGGCTATTTGTGTGTACCCACTACCGGCAGCTATACCTTCTACATTGCAGGCGATGATAAATGTGAACTCTACCTGTCCTCAGATGAGGACCCTGCCAAGAAAATCAAAATTGCTACTGTGCCTTATTATACGGGGTTGAAAGTGTGGAACAAATACCCTGAGCAGAAATCAGCAGCTATCTCTTTAGTGGCAGGTAAAAAATACTATATCGAAGCCTTGCACAAAGAATCCACAGGTAATGATAATGTTGCTGTAGGCTGGCAGACCTCTTCTACGGCTGCTATCAGCGTGATTACAGGTGCTTACCTGTCTCCTTACATACCTCAAGTAACAGGCAAAATCTCAAGGGAGTTCTGGGCGGCTGTCACAGGCTACCAGATCAGTAACATTCCCCTTACCACTGCTCCTACCACCACTAATGAACTTACTATCTTTGAAACGGCTGCTAACCAGGGCAATACCTACGGCCAGCGCTTCAGAGGCTATATCCATCCACAGGTGAGTGGCAATTACCGATTCTTCATCGCAGGAGATGATAAAGGGGAACTCTACCTGTCTACAGATGAAGATCCGGCCAAGAAAACAAAAGTTGCCTCAATCACTGCTCCTACTTCGCTCAGACAGTGGAATAAATATGCCTCTCAACAGTCGATTGCCATCTCTTTAGTAGCAGGTAAGAAGTATTACATCGAAGCTTTGCACAAAGAAAACAGTGGTGATGACAATATATCTGTGGGATGGAGTCTGCCTTCTCAAACTACTATTTCTGTTATTGCAGGTACCTACCTTTCTCCTTTCCTGGCCTCTCCAACAGCTAACATAGCCAGAGTTGGTGTAGAAGAAAGCCTGGAAAGCAACGTAAGCCTGTATCCTAATCCCTTTGAAGATAAACTTACCCTATCTACTCAGCAGGCAGGAAAGCTTTACATCTCTGTGGTGGATAACCTGGGCAGAACAGTGTATCAAACCATTGCTCAAGGAGTTCAGGCAAAATTTAACCTGGCTCACCTCAAACAAGGCGTATATGTGATTAAAGTATCAACAGAGGATGGACAAACCCAAGTGAGCAGAGTCATCAAACAATAA
- a CDS encoding ELWxxDGT repeat protein, with translation MQILLLSLLRFIGRRLNPYTSVAACLKMTGVFSLLLFCFSVSFAQPTLVKDINQVKQPSSFSKAKDFISVNNIIYFTATHPNFGNELWKTNGAAEGTSLVKDIIPGVSDATISHLTAVNNLLFFTASSNGNDTQSIELWKTDGTLKGTTVVKEIYPGEGSATPANLVNVNGTLFFTANDSIHGVELWKSNGTPQGTVLVKDISPGMGGSAITSVVNANGILYFNVDDQLWKSNGTATGTVLVKNIDSRLDRLTYANGLVFFTAFEEEYYDDDHYYKYGNFQLWSSDGTAAGTKSIEEINKGEIPSSPSVSPVLLKATDNGLFIIVAYIWGYTIWKSDGTAAGTITIKESYDDIGFLYSTTIGNTFYFSEYHMLWKIDGTTATMVKDISPASPYYENRVSHLKNYNGTIYFSSGLDLFKSDGTAAGTTLIKKMTDAPAGSSITDISYKDEFVYATIQNRETSGLWKSDGTAAGTILVQDKEAGSKSATPLILSHTTTTIYLAADDGVHGSELWKSDGTAAGTMLVKDINPGTGTSILVREVYPETVIPGAGAYESSGAAMVKGIMYFAADDGVHGSELWKSDGTAAGTVLVKDIFPGSEGSTLSNFINVNGTLYFKAYSNKNYYGLWKSDGTAAGTIELTQFLSSSFSPEIYDAMYVTNINNKLYFITHSKLWKVEGSAVYSVLNSDMTIYYHPAENGATIVEKNGILYFSGHNKSSYNLELWRTDGTPAGTYSIQPKDGSILYSVTNLTNINGTLFFTASNGLPLQQLWRSDGTSAGTIQVDTTAMHIKNLTNVNGTLFFSAQNQLWKTDGTTAGTVRLTNSFVDELYPLAAFININGALYFKANTEMYGRELWKSDGTTAGTTLISDILPGSEGSNLGNLININGSLYFGANNGSHGRELWKYNPGICAAIIKKDIGVEGGTVCAGSNGMITIRTSQTGVNYQAIINNSVIGNSIPGNGGTITLTIPAVSLLEGNNVYHIQASSCSMATLTATATITVGNCPPAVTCSATGSILREKWLNVTGYSVSAIPVNNTPSSSAQLTSFETTPNQGDNYGERIRGYLCAPYSGNYTFYISGDDQCELYLSSDEDPAKKVKIASVATYSGNKEWNKFSSQKSASLSLVAGKKYYIEALHKEATGGDHIAVGWQTPAQSAITVIAGSYLSPFIASCSNSTQSSLVVNPSSGSTLSGTSLYLKTIPGASSYTLQVSSSANFTTGVITKTTASRLSTGTYYATFPELSLNQKYFVRVYTNLGLCWGPVTSFTTASAAGSAHVVNPSDGSTTTGTSLYLNTVPTATSYTVQVSTSANFTTGVITKTTASRLSTGTYHAVFAELALNQKYYVRVKTNLSDTWGRTTSFTRVSAIARLAASEESLTNKVSLYPNPFEDKLTLVTEQAGKHYITVVDNLGRTVYQNSTQLAQTELHLAHLKAGVYVVKISTEDGSTQVMRVVKQ, from the coding sequence ATGCAAATACTTTTACTCTCTCTTTTAAGATTTATCGGGAGAAGACTCAATCCATATACTTCAGTTGCTGCCTGCCTGAAAATGACAGGTGTTTTCAGCTTACTCTTGTTTTGCTTTTCTGTATCCTTTGCCCAACCTACCTTGGTCAAAGACATTAATCAAGTAAAACAACCTTCTTCTTTTTCTAAAGCGAAGGATTTTATCAGTGTGAACAATATAATATATTTTACTGCCACGCATCCTAATTTTGGCAATGAATTATGGAAAACCAATGGGGCAGCAGAAGGTACTTCCTTAGTAAAAGACATTATTCCGGGCGTATCAGATGCTACTATTTCTCACTTAACTGCTGTGAATAATCTGTTGTTTTTTACTGCCAGCAGTAATGGAAATGATACACAATCCATAGAGTTATGGAAAACGGATGGTACGCTAAAAGGTACTACAGTGGTAAAGGAAATTTATCCTGGCGAAGGAAGCGCTACTCCTGCTAATTTAGTAAATGTGAATGGTACTTTATTTTTCACAGCCAATGATAGTATTCATGGCGTTGAACTCTGGAAAAGTAATGGTACCCCCCAAGGAACCGTTCTTGTAAAAGATATTAGTCCGGGGATGGGCGGCTCTGCTATTACCAGTGTGGTGAATGCCAATGGTATATTGTATTTTAATGTTGATGATCAGTTATGGAAAAGCAATGGCACCGCTACAGGCACCGTACTTGTAAAAAATATCGATTCACGCCTCGACAGATTAACGTATGCAAATGGCCTGGTATTCTTCACAGCCTTTGAAGAGGAATACTACGATGATGATCACTATTACAAATATGGAAATTTCCAGCTATGGAGTAGTGATGGCACTGCAGCAGGAACTAAAAGCATAGAAGAAATTAACAAAGGTGAAATCCCATCATCGCCATCTGTCTCACCGGTTTTATTGAAGGCTACGGATAATGGATTATTTATTATCGTTGCTTATATATGGGGATATACCATCTGGAAAAGCGATGGGACAGCGGCAGGTACGATAACAATCAAAGAATCATACGATGACATAGGTTTTCTTTATTCTACCACTATCGGCAATACATTCTATTTTTCAGAATATCATATGCTCTGGAAAATCGATGGAACTACTGCTACAATGGTAAAAGACATTTCTCCCGCTTCTCCCTATTATGAAAATAGGGTTTCTCATCTGAAGAACTATAACGGAACCATATATTTTTCAAGCGGACTGGATTTATTCAAAAGTGATGGAACCGCCGCAGGCACTACACTTATCAAGAAAATGACCGATGCACCAGCTGGCTCTTCTATTACAGATATAAGCTATAAAGATGAATTTGTATATGCCACTATACAAAACAGAGAGACTAGTGGCTTATGGAAAAGTGATGGCACAGCTGCGGGTACAATATTGGTGCAAGACAAAGAAGCAGGCTCAAAAAGTGCTACTCCCTTAATATTATCTCATACAACCACTACAATTTATCTGGCAGCTGATGATGGCGTGCATGGCAGTGAACTCTGGAAAAGTGATGGCACCGCCGCAGGTACTATGCTCGTGAAAGATATCAATCCAGGCACAGGAACTTCCATCCTAGTGAGAGAAGTTTATCCGGAAACAGTTATTCCAGGAGCAGGAGCTTATGAATCAAGTGGAGCAGCTATGGTGAAAGGTATTATGTACTTTGCAGCTGATGATGGCGTGCATGGCAGTGAACTCTGGAAAAGTGATGGCACCGCCGCAGGTACTGTACTCGTGAAAGATATTTTTCCGGGAAGTGAAGGTTCTACGCTAAGTAATTTCATCAATGTAAATGGAACCTTATATTTTAAAGCATATAGCAATAAAAATTATTATGGCTTATGGAAAAGTGATGGCACGGCCGCAGGAACAATAGAGCTTACCCAATTTCTTTCAAGTTCTTTTTCTCCTGAAATATATGATGCTATGTATGTAACCAATATTAATAATAAACTATATTTTATAACACATTCAAAATTATGGAAGGTTGAGGGTTCAGCGGTATATAGTGTACTAAATTCGGATATGACAATTTATTACCATCCAGCTGAGAACGGAGCTACCATAGTTGAGAAAAATGGTATTTTATATTTTTCAGGCCATAATAAAAGTTCATATAACTTAGAACTTTGGAGAACAGATGGAACTCCTGCGGGTACCTATTCTATACAACCCAAAGATGGTAGTATACTTTATTCAGTTACAAATCTAACTAATATAAACGGTACATTGTTTTTTACCGCAAGTAATGGATTGCCTTTACAACAATTATGGAGAAGTGATGGCACTTCTGCTGGCACCATACAAGTAGATACGACAGCCATGCACATAAAGAATTTAACCAATGTGAATGGCACTTTATTTTTTTCTGCTCAAAATCAGTTATGGAAAACTGATGGGACCACAGCAGGCACTGTTAGACTAACCAATTCCTTTGTTGATGAATTATATCCTTTAGCAGCATTTATCAACATAAATGGTGCCTTGTATTTTAAGGCTAACACCGAGATGTATGGTAGAGAGCTCTGGAAAAGTGATGGGACCACAGCAGGCACAACCCTGATAAGTGATATACTTCCGGGAAGTGAAGGCTCCAATCTGGGTAATCTTATCAATATAAATGGCTCTTTGTATTTTGGTGCAAACAATGGGAGCCATGGCCGGGAATTATGGAAATATAATCCGGGCATCTGTGCAGCAATCATTAAAAAAGACATTGGAGTAGAAGGGGGTACTGTATGTGCAGGCAGCAATGGTATGATTACGATCAGAACCAGTCAGACAGGAGTAAATTATCAGGCAATCATTAATAATTCGGTTATTGGTAATTCCATACCAGGAAACGGAGGAACTATCACTCTCACTATTCCAGCAGTGAGTTTGTTGGAGGGAAACAATGTATACCATATACAAGCTAGCAGTTGTAGTATGGCTACCTTAACTGCAACTGCTACTATCACTGTTGGCAATTGTCCACCTGCTGTTACCTGTTCAGCTACCGGGAGTATCTTGCGTGAAAAGTGGCTCAATGTCACAGGCTATTCGGTGAGTGCCATTCCTGTTAACAATACTCCCAGTTCTTCTGCTCAACTTACCTCCTTTGAAACTACCCCCAATCAGGGAGATAATTATGGGGAGAGAATCCGTGGCTATCTGTGTGCCCCTTATAGCGGCAACTATACTTTCTATATCTCAGGGGATGACCAGTGTGAACTCTACCTGTCCTCAGATGAAGATCCTGCTAAGAAAGTAAAGATTGCCTCTGTTGCTACCTATTCAGGCAACAAAGAATGGAACAAATTCTCTTCTCAGAAATCTGCTTCTCTCTCTTTAGTAGCCGGTAAAAAATACTACATCGAAGCCCTCCACAAAGAAGCTACCGGAGGAGATCACATAGCCGTCGGTTGGCAAACGCCTGCTCAGTCTGCCATCACCGTGATTGCCGGAAGTTATCTTTCTCCTTTTATTGCTTCCTGCAGCAATTCCACTCAAAGCAGCCTTGTGGTCAATCCCTCCAGTGGAAGTACTTTAAGCGGAACTAGCTTGTATCTGAAAACCATTCCGGGGGCTTCTTCCTATACCCTGCAGGTGAGTAGCTCAGCTAACTTTACTACAGGAGTCATCACCAAAACCACGGCAAGCAGGCTTAGCACCGGTACTTATTATGCCACTTTCCCTGAACTATCCCTCAATCAAAAGTATTTTGTCAGGGTCTATACCAACCTTGGTTTATGCTGGGGACCTGTCACTTCCTTTACTACTGCTTCTGCTGCAGGCAGTGCCCATGTAGTCAATCCTAGTGATGGATCAACTACCACCGGTACTTCCCTGTATCTGAACACGGTTCCTACAGCTACTTCCTACACAGTGCAGGTAAGTACCTCTGCTAACTTTACTACAGGAGTCATTACCAAAACCACCGCTAGCAGGCTCAGCACAGGTACCTATCATGCTGTATTTGCTGAACTTGCACTCAATCAAAAGTATTATGTCAGGGTTAAAACCAACTTGTCAGACACCTGGGGCAGAACCACTTCCTTTACCAGGGTGAGTGCGATAGCCAGACTAGCAGCAAGTGAAGAAAGCCTTACAAACAAAGTGAGCCTGTATCCCAATCCCTTTGAAGACAAACTTACTCTTGTTACTGAGCAAGCAGGCAAGCACTACATCACCGTAGTGGATAACTTAGGTAGAACTGTTTATCAAAATTCTACGCAATTAGCACAAACTGAACTTCATTTAGCTCACCTGAAAGCAGGGGTGTATGTAGTGAAAATTTCTACTGAAGATGGTTCAACTCAGGTAATGAGGGTAGTCAAACAATAA